In one Oryzias latipes chromosome 13, ASM223467v1 genomic region, the following are encoded:
- the spred3 gene encoding sprouty-related, EVH1 domain-containing protein 3 isoform X2 has translation MEGDVRVRAVVMTRDDSSGGWVPLGGGGLSHVVICKGRSHDGRGRREYIIRGERLRDRAPVLECAVQRGLVYNKVNPIFHHWRVEDRKFGLTFQSPADAISFENGLQTIIDKLDRGSDSPSSSTPEEADTEDDGQASHTGSESSSNSRKEMLPKPITIVTSESSSTCFVRPEEFSFGSSHGVTTQTPAQIHSRPGLHQLSQAVLNPPAPPPPPPAPPTPPLGAPTSSPLSPLSPTISLLEEGDLRSVDPCKDPWGSRGYEDYRRAGATRTMVGGLTGGVVVGGGGSLQDKSDLCVVRFEKELAGVGTAGCEVTVSLDSKASQRLSSSSPTCMSMSMSNAVSGVSLGAGSPQETGKGSPSPCCIHASLATPRSRTRKRGGASCASGDPGAISPDDDSPCPQASSSCSSRCVYCRSVFSASENGRGRCRDAPDPALHCLRQWTCVWCAESLLYHCMSDSEGEFWEPCSCDDSLGGHPHPLCCARWLALLALSLFVPCMCCYLPLRACLRCGERCGCCGGKHKAVR, from the exons ATGGAGGGCGA TGTGCGTGTTCGTGCCGTGGTGATGACACGTGATGACTCCAGTGGCGGTTGGGTGCCCCTCGGAGGTGGCGGCCTCAGCCATGTGGTCATATGTAAGGGGCGGAGTCACGACGGCAGGGGGCGGAGAGAGTATATCATACGCGGAGAGCGCCTGCGAGATCGAGCA CCTGTGTTGGAGTGCGCCGTGCAGAGGGGGTTGGTCTACAACAAGGTGAATCCCATCTTCCATCACTGGCGGGTGGAGGACAGGAAGTTTGGCCTTACATTCCAGAGTCCTGCAGACGCCATCTCCTTTGAGAATGGGCTGCAGACCATCATAGACAAGCTGGACAGAG GCTCCGACTCACCCTCATCCTCCACGCCGGAGGAGGCCGACACCGAGGACGACGGGCAGGCC TCCCACACAGGAAGCGAGTCGTCGTCCAACAGCAGAAAGGAGATGCTTCCCAAACCCATCACCATAGTGACCAGTGAGTCTTCATCCACTTGTTTTGTGCGACCAGAGGAGTTCAGCTTTGGGTCCAGCCATGGCGTCACCACTCAAACACCTGCTCAG ATCCACAGTAGACCGGGACTGCACCAGCTCTCACAGGCTGTGCTGAACCCCCCCGCGCCGCCACCCCCACCTCCTGCTCCACCCACTCCTCCTTTGGGGGCCCCGACCTCGTCCCCGCTGTCTCCCCTCTCACCCACCATTTCGCTGCTGGAGGAGGGAGACCTGCGCAGCGTGGACCCTTGCAAAGACCCGTGGGGGTCCCGAGGCTATGAGGATTACAGGCGCGCGGGGGCCACCAGGACTATGGTCGGGGGTCTGACGGGGGGCGTGGTGGTCGGAGGCGGGGGGAGCCTCCAGGACAAGTCGGACCTGTGCGTGGTTCGCTTTGAGAAGGAGCTGGCGGGGGTGGGGACGGCCGGCTGCGAGGTGACGGTGAGCCTGGACAGCAAAGCCTCCCAGCGGCTGTCGTCGTCGTCGCCCACCTGCATGTCCATGTCCATGTCCAACGCCGTGTCAGGCGTGTCCCTCGGTGCCGGCTCGCCCCAAGAGACGGGCAAAGGCTCGCCCTCCCCCTGCTGCATCCACGCCTCCCTGGCCACGCCCCGCTCACGGACTCGGAAAAGAGGAGGGGCCAGCTGCGCAAGCGGCGACCCCGGGGCCATCTCGCCCGACGACGACAGCCCGTGTCCGCAGGCGTCGTCGTCCTGCTCGTCCCGCTGCGTGTACTGCCGCTCCGTGTTCAGCGCGTCGGAGAACGGGCGGGGCCGCTGCAGGGACGCCCCCGACCCGGCGCTGCACTGCCTGCGCCAGTGGACGTGCGTATGGTGCGCGGAGAGCCTGCTCTACCACTGCATGTCGGACTCGGAGGGGGAGTTCTGGGAGCCCTGTTCGTGCGATGACTCTTTGGGGGGCCACCCTCACCCCCTCTGCTGCGCGCGCTGGttggccctgctggccctgtcGCTCTTCGTGCCCTGCATGTGCTGCTACCTGCCTCTGCGCGCCTGCCTGCGGTGTGGGGAGAGGTGCGGCTGCTGCGGGGGGAAGCACAAAGCGGTCCGATga
- the spred3 gene encoding sprouty-related, EVH1 domain-containing protein 3 isoform X1 produces the protein MEGDVRVRAVVMTRDDSSGGWVPLGGGGLSHVVICKGRSHDGRGRREYIIRGERLRDRAPVLECAVQRGLVYNKVNPIFHHWRVEDRKFGLTFQSPADAISFENGLQTIIDKLDRGTGSDSPSSSTPEEADTEDDGQASHTGSESSSNSRKEMLPKPITIVTSESSSTCFVRPEEFSFGSSHGVTTQTPAQIHSRPGLHQLSQAVLNPPAPPPPPPAPPTPPLGAPTSSPLSPLSPTISLLEEGDLRSVDPCKDPWGSRGYEDYRRAGATRTMVGGLTGGVVVGGGGSLQDKSDLCVVRFEKELAGVGTAGCEVTVSLDSKASQRLSSSSPTCMSMSMSNAVSGVSLGAGSPQETGKGSPSPCCIHASLATPRSRTRKRGGASCASGDPGAISPDDDSPCPQASSSCSSRCVYCRSVFSASENGRGRCRDAPDPALHCLRQWTCVWCAESLLYHCMSDSEGEFWEPCSCDDSLGGHPHPLCCARWLALLALSLFVPCMCCYLPLRACLRCGERCGCCGGKHKAVR, from the exons ATGGAGGGCGA TGTGCGTGTTCGTGCCGTGGTGATGACACGTGATGACTCCAGTGGCGGTTGGGTGCCCCTCGGAGGTGGCGGCCTCAGCCATGTGGTCATATGTAAGGGGCGGAGTCACGACGGCAGGGGGCGGAGAGAGTATATCATACGCGGAGAGCGCCTGCGAGATCGAGCA CCTGTGTTGGAGTGCGCCGTGCAGAGGGGGTTGGTCTACAACAAGGTGAATCCCATCTTCCATCACTGGCGGGTGGAGGACAGGAAGTTTGGCCTTACATTCCAGAGTCCTGCAGACGCCATCTCCTTTGAGAATGGGCTGCAGACCATCATAGACAAGCTGGACAGAGGTACGG GCTCCGACTCACCCTCATCCTCCACGCCGGAGGAGGCCGACACCGAGGACGACGGGCAGGCC TCCCACACAGGAAGCGAGTCGTCGTCCAACAGCAGAAAGGAGATGCTTCCCAAACCCATCACCATAGTGACCAGTGAGTCTTCATCCACTTGTTTTGTGCGACCAGAGGAGTTCAGCTTTGGGTCCAGCCATGGCGTCACCACTCAAACACCTGCTCAG ATCCACAGTAGACCGGGACTGCACCAGCTCTCACAGGCTGTGCTGAACCCCCCCGCGCCGCCACCCCCACCTCCTGCTCCACCCACTCCTCCTTTGGGGGCCCCGACCTCGTCCCCGCTGTCTCCCCTCTCACCCACCATTTCGCTGCTGGAGGAGGGAGACCTGCGCAGCGTGGACCCTTGCAAAGACCCGTGGGGGTCCCGAGGCTATGAGGATTACAGGCGCGCGGGGGCCACCAGGACTATGGTCGGGGGTCTGACGGGGGGCGTGGTGGTCGGAGGCGGGGGGAGCCTCCAGGACAAGTCGGACCTGTGCGTGGTTCGCTTTGAGAAGGAGCTGGCGGGGGTGGGGACGGCCGGCTGCGAGGTGACGGTGAGCCTGGACAGCAAAGCCTCCCAGCGGCTGTCGTCGTCGTCGCCCACCTGCATGTCCATGTCCATGTCCAACGCCGTGTCAGGCGTGTCCCTCGGTGCCGGCTCGCCCCAAGAGACGGGCAAAGGCTCGCCCTCCCCCTGCTGCATCCACGCCTCCCTGGCCACGCCCCGCTCACGGACTCGGAAAAGAGGAGGGGCCAGCTGCGCAAGCGGCGACCCCGGGGCCATCTCGCCCGACGACGACAGCCCGTGTCCGCAGGCGTCGTCGTCCTGCTCGTCCCGCTGCGTGTACTGCCGCTCCGTGTTCAGCGCGTCGGAGAACGGGCGGGGCCGCTGCAGGGACGCCCCCGACCCGGCGCTGCACTGCCTGCGCCAGTGGACGTGCGTATGGTGCGCGGAGAGCCTGCTCTACCACTGCATGTCGGACTCGGAGGGGGAGTTCTGGGAGCCCTGTTCGTGCGATGACTCTTTGGGGGGCCACCCTCACCCCCTCTGCTGCGCGCGCTGGttggccctgctggccctgtcGCTCTTCGTGCCCTGCATGTGCTGCTACCTGCCTCTGCGCGCCTGCCTGCGGTGTGGGGAGAGGTGCGGCTGCTGCGGGGGGAAGCACAAAGCGGTCCGATga